A portion of the Echeneis naucrates chromosome 5, fEcheNa1.1, whole genome shotgun sequence genome contains these proteins:
- the glrx gene encoding glutaredoxin-1 — MSQQFVQAKLKEDKVVLFIKPTCPYCVTAKDVLSKYKFKPGHLECVDISGRPDMDSLQNYFLELTGARTVPRVFIGEECVGGGSDVAALHTSGKLESMLQAIGALQ, encoded by the exons ATGTCGCAGCAGTTCGTGCAGGCCAAACTCAAAGAAGACAAAGTGGTGCTGTTCATCAAGCCCACGTGTCCTTACTGCGTCACGGCCAAAGACGTTTTGTCCAAATATAAGTTCAAGCCGGGACATCTGGAGTGCGTGGACATCAGTGGACGCCCTGACATGGACAGCCTGCAGAACTACTTCCTGGAGCTGACTGGAGCCCGCACG GTCCCACGGGTGTTCATCGGAGAGGAGTGTGTTGGCGGCGGCAGCGATGTGGCAGCACTGCATACGAGTGGCAAACTGGAGAGCATGCTGCAAGCCATTGGAGCCCTGCAGTAA